A segment of the Carya illinoinensis cultivar Pawnee chromosome 1, C.illinoinensisPawnee_v1, whole genome shotgun sequence genome:
CGATGCACCAACATTTGATCAGGAAAAACATGACAAAATGTTCAGAGAAATGGTTGCCTCAGCAGAGAAAAAATCGAAACTGAAGATAGAGACTAATATTGGTGATCATGACCCTGATCATGACGATCACTCGAGCCATGCAGATCAAGGAACCATGTTCATAGAGTATTTAAACGAAGAAGACGGGGTAGAGAGGGGGGTTTTGAAGGCTTTGGTGAGTGATCTGAGGACAAAATTCCCTAGCTTGGATGATGTGTATGTGTGGCACGCTCTGTGTGGGCACTGTGGGGCTTGGGGTGTTGTTAGGCCTGGGACAATGACTGGGTTGGATGCCAAAGTGACTTGTGCAAAATTGGCTGCAGGGCTCGAGAAGAGCATGTATGATTTAGCAGTGGTTATGATTGTTAAAGGTGGAATTGGGCTTGTGAATCCAGACCAAGCTGCAGACCTGTACGAGTCCATGCACTCATATTTGGCTGATGCTGGTATTTCTGGCGTTAAAGTGGATGTCATCCATGTAAgtgtttattattataatttcctGTACTCATTTGATCATTTGGGGTACAAATCATATTTGATCAACTTCTTCAACATCaccacctcttttttttttctttttttcttttttttccatcatcatcatctactACATGTATTTATGTTATCATTATGTCACGATCTTGACCTCTTTTAGATCTATTTCACAAACTTCTCCCAAAACAGTCATTAGTACTGTACTGTATGTATGGTAATACATACTAATTTTagcagttatatatatatatatataatatttatgtggcatctttcatataataaaagaagGTTATGGTATTTTTGGTATTCTCTATTAGGAAACAATGTGTTAGGTCTGTATAATATATGTACGTCCactcaattttcaactttacaTGCACGTCATTGACACTACATCAGCATCAGCATCATAATCATAATCATAATCATCGTAGATACCATTATCCTTTTGAAATCACCAATACCATGTCAATTGACAGAGGATGGGAtgcatatttttcttgattACTGCAGAGTATCTTATCAGGTGAGCACCCttaatttcttattattcttaatGGTATACATAATTTCTAGGTTAAAGATTGAGCTAATTCAAAAAATGGGGGGGCTCTGTATAGGGTAAGAGCATTCATtcagtttattttctttgcatAAGGAGGGTGGTAAtttcagattaaaaaaaaaaaaattaaggagaatatttcttagtttttgttttcttataatCTTAATATTCTAAACAAGCAAACACATACCTATGAATAATAATGCAACCTACGCATTGCTTTTCTGCAATTTTTCGTGCCAAACAGAAGTAATGGGCGTTCAAGTTTATCAGATTGAAGGGGTGCCCAAATCCAAATGTTGTGACTTGAAATTACTATCAGACTGGAAGGCAAAACTACATATCTTAGTTATAATTACGTATATACGAACCCCAGATCCATGCGTTTTCCCCCTTGTGATCCctgcttttctttttcaacagaCTCTGGAGTATGTGTCTGAGGACCATGGTGGCCGAGTTCAGCTTGCCAAGAGATACTATGACGGCTTGAGCCAGTCCCTGAAGAAGAATTTTGGGGGAAGTGGGCTTATTGCCAGCATGGAACAGTGCAATGATTTCTTCTTCCTGGCCACAAAGCAGATCTCTATTGGCAGAGTTGGTATATTCCTAGCAGAAAAAAGCTATTGTATCATAAAATTGGATTCCAGAGGCATTTTGGCCATTAGAAGAAGTCTGCATTTTAAGTGACTAGCCGCTAGAGAAAAGTATATAGAAAGCCATAATTTTCTTCCAAGCCCATTAATTCAGGTGTCTTTTGATGTGAGTGCAGGGGATTACTTCTGGTTTGAGGATCTAAATGGGGATCCCATGGGAGTGTGCTGGTTACAAGGAGTACACATGATACATTGCAGCTACAACAGTCTTTGGCAGGGGCAATTCATACAGCCTGATTGGGACATGTTCCAATCTGATCATTTATGTGCTGAATTCCACGCCGGTTCAAAACCAATTTGCGGTGGACCAGTCTATGCTAGTGACAAAGTTGGACGCCACAATTTCCATCTCCTGAGGAAGCTGGTTTTACCTGATGGAACCATACTCAAGTGCCAGCATTATGCCCTCCCCACCAGAGATTGCCTCTTTCAGAACCCGTTATTCGATGGCAAGACCCTGCTAAAACTCTGGAACCTAAACAAGGTAATTCAAATGCCCACAATTAACAAGTAACTAGTACTCATCTAGTGTAAAACTTACCAGCATAATGTGAAATGATCAAAATACCTCATGTTCTAAACTAAATGGATACCACCCATTTCAAATTTGGAGTAAAAGGTTCAATTTTGTAACCTAGGCGTGCAGCCAAGTGTGATAAATGCTAATCCTAATCTTGAAAACGACAATGCTCATTGAACCATATCTCAAACGTTGGATGCAGTATGCTGGGGTGGTTGGAGTATTCAACTGCCAAGGTGCTGGATGGTACCCAAAAGAGCACAAGTGCAAGGCATACCCACAATTCTACAAGTCCATGACTGGGGTGGTGTCTCCAGATAATGTTGAATGGGAGCAGAAAGACTTCACAGCTCAGCTCCGGAGCACCGACCAATTTGCTGTCTACCTTCACAAAGCTGATAATGTTCAACTGCTGAGATCCAAAGACCAAATTAGCATCACCGTGCAACCTACTTCTTTTGAGATATTCACTTTCTGTCCTGTACAAAAACTAAATGAAAGAGCTAAATTTGCACCCATCGGCCTTGAAAACATGTTTAACAGTGGAGGGGCAATAGAGTTCTTGGAATATGGAAGCAAAACAGACATCTCTACCGTGACAATCAAGGTTAAAGGATCAGGAACATTGTTGGCTTACTCAAGTGAGAAGCCTAAAAAGATCATTCTGAATGGAGAAAAGGTTGAATTTGAGTGGTCAACCAATGGAATACTGCGGTTTGCAGTCCCTTGGATTGATGGGGGCTTATCTGATGCCTTCATTTCCATAAGCTGAATTCATAGCGACGTCTGCAAAATAAGCTGACAAGGGTTTGGAGTCTGGTGTCTTTGCTTTAGGaatatcttaattctttcctCTACACTTGGGTAAATGTTAAGCGATTGACTGATAAAtgaactctctctgtctctctctctctctctctgtgatccTATAAAGTTGACATCCcgttgagaagagagagaattatTTACAGGTGGGGAAGATTTATCATTAATATACATAATAATCATTAACATGTAACGAGTCAACAGACCAAAAGCAAAATAAAGCGGCCACAATTCGGACCATAGGCAGCAATAATTCATGGAAAAAAGCTTTCagtacaacaatttctttatttatgtACCTAAGTGTTTTTAGCCTTTATATAAAGTTGCCATGTCCTGTCTGGGTTAGTAAATTATGTACCTTAATCATCTCCACCCCAAAACCTTCCCCTAGAAAAACATAATGGGTTGGGTCCTAATTCTTCATGGATcaatatttttctataatttcttatttcagatattttttataattcaggGAGACAGAACGTAAATATGGTATTAAATACAGTATGATTCATGAAGTACGTTCTGTCTCtttccaaaatataaaaaatatttagaggaTAAAAATCATAGAGTATATTGATCCAATTCTCCCCTTGTTTAAGGTGATGCTGCACAGAGGTCAAATCCCAATTATGTCGCCCACCtcgcccctctctctctcacagtgCATTGCGAATGAGCACCCCTTTCGAGAAAACTTCTTTTCGGTCGCATCCGCTTTGATTTTTCCACTCTTCTTCAATCCCAAGATCTTCGTTATTCCCCGGAGGACTTTCTTTGCAATCCCAACACCGCGCTGCCTTTTCGCAACTGCTCGAGCTTTCGACGACGGCGGCGTTTGGATTTCCACCTTCAACCGTTCGACGAAATTCCCCACTGAAGCCCCGACCCTATGAAAAGCTGTAACGAGCTCGGGGTAAAGCTTCTGCACTGACGCTTTGAATCTGTCCGACACATCGATGCTCGTTGATGACGATGACGATGACCCATAATCTCCATAGTAGCCAACTCTCACGGTACCAGTTCTATAAGCATTACAAGCCCTTACTATCCTATCCCCAAGCTCCCTAAAATGCCTGGCCACAAATTCCTCGAAATTCTTCGGCGGCCTTCGCAGCAAAAAGAGCATTGTCTTGCACGATAAGATGAACACGTCCTCGTTATACGCCTGCGACTTCTTTTCCCAGATGGATCGACCCAGCATCCCGTTACCCGGTTCGTTAAAGTATGGTTTCTCGTTGAGAACCAGCGCTTGTATTGAGAGCAAGACCTGGAGCACAGTGGACTCAGACGGGTTCCACTTCTCGCTTTTCTTACCGGCCCAGGTGTTGAGCAGGGACAAGCACACCCGCCCGTTGGCGTACAGATTCGGATTGAGCCGCATCCCGTACGAACGGTAATGGACCTGGGGCGGTCGAGCCGGGTAATCGGGTGGGAAGGCGAGGTCAAAGAAGAAGAGCCCATCGTGGTACGGTGTGCCGGAGGCGCCGACGATCACGGCTCTGAGCAAATCGATGCGCTTCTCGTAGACCCGCACGAAGATCGACTCCGGGAGGTTCTTCTCTAGAATCCTCCACTCCTGCATGATCTTCTTGTGCGTCTTACTGTTATCATTAACAAAGCAATCTCCGGAGTCCTTTTTGGGCCGGTTCAGGAGGAAGTAGGAGTGATCGGACTGATCCGAGACGACGTCGAATCGGCTGAAAGATGCGCCCGTCACTTCAATCTCGCCGTTCTCAGACAGGGCCATTGGGTATGGGTTTCGAGTGTTTTTCTTGTTTGGATAATGGATGGTTTAGTTAGGAGATTTTAAAGAAAACACACTTATAAACTCGGGCCAAGTAGGCAAGTACAGGGACGAGTTCTGCTGTTAAACCGACGCCTGATTACACCGTTTAGATTAAATGAAATTAGATATTTTGTTAAGgattttctattcattattttcacatactatatactatacatattttttaaaatttttaatttttataaaagatttttagttttattatttctaaattaattaaattcgtCTATTCATCTACTCATCaacactatatatttaataagagaaaaaaattaaaaattaaaaaattatgtgtagtgtgtggtgtgtgaagatgataagtaaaattttttttgtgaaaagttaaataaaatattattataataaaatattttaatattaattttatttaaaaatttaaaaaaaattgaattatttattatattttgtatgaaaattttaaaaaattataataattagataaaatgaaatagtttgatatTTGATAACCAAACCATACCTAAGAGATGAACGCTAGATAGAATTATGAATTGTAAATTgtggtatatatatttaaaaaaattagagtttattattaaacaattaatttttttatatataaatctcatatttattaattttaaaaaaaatacatgatgcTTGCTAttttatgattgcaaatatcgTTTCTCTAAATtgaaacatattattttttaaataatagaactttcattaaaaaaaaagtttaaaactatttatttttatattaaccAACATGATCAACTTTCTTATTGTGTttgatatttcatattttgtcttCACACTATAAAATTGCAACGAATCATAAATTTATAGGCATGGgtctcaaaaaattatattcttgaGTCGGTGTATAGAGCACACTTAGTAAAATACTTAAatggtataatttgatttaaaaaataaattttaaattataaattaaatcttctTATTTAAATGAcgtaaatgatatattttatatattaaatcgAGAATAGAATAAGTGAAGATCCTCCTAATGATGAGAAAATTAACGATCACTAGCTCGAAGGCCTTATGTGTGAGCGGATGTTTTGAAGGGCATGTGCTATGGTTCCGTATAATTGATTTCCAAGTTGGAATATTTTCATATTGATTCAAAGAGTATGAGTCTAATTATAATAAGAGAATAAAAGAACACCTTCATTTGGTAGCCACATTATTTGGATTTAGGGTAAAAACGAGAATTGCTTGGATATTAATTTGGGAGATCAAGCGCGTTGATAGATAATATCACCTCAACTCATTTAAATAAGAGTACGGTAAAGATGCAGTAAATAacatttgaataataataataataataataatatatatagggcCTATTTAAActgaagagtaatgctatatgcaGTTGTGGAGATAGTAAATATtgtacaatcattttgaaaaggattgaggttcacgattaaaaaattaattttttgttcatgtgtattctgtattaattcacttttttaaaaaagattgcaTACCGCTTGTGTAACagctcgctagaaattcaattgtgaaatttctattaactttaggaatctcgtgaagaccccataagttttcacgaatccattaatcgtataagtttttgtctaactacatagttagtattattatttactatggtatcagaagtgtgtttttaattattggagatagttagaagtgtcaaatgtattatggtttgtgccattagactcggagggttatttaaggtcttatggcgcaataacattttttcatattttcggacaaaacgtctgttcaaaactgtagatattattggataaaaatatcttaaactaattttatggatattattagataaaaatattttaagctaatttcgtggatattattgggtaaaaatatcttaaattgatttttgtagatattattaggtaagagagtcctacactccactctcactccgggtaagagagtcctacacttaactctcactttaggtaagagagtcttacacttaactctcactccagcctcatctcttccatatctcatccataagtatctccagccacctctccccacgaaattattttcatttatactttcaattaaaagaatatcaaacactctctctcggacagcttttagaagtttttttgcacgcccatttcaaagtttttttaagtgttttatcataaaatctcattcatataagttgttccttttttagtctagtttacatggatattttatttgcctcatttgaagatcatttggtcagtcaaatattatataaactatagaaaggtcattttgggagataaactggagaatatgttatagtttggagtttttgaccaagctaatggatagatattggtccgaaatttttatggagtattgttaacatgtatatgtgactattggttaaggatttttgcatgattaaaggttttgatgaaagattttcttagatttacaaacttagaaattggaagaagaaaaacagtttctattttgagaaagtttaactctttggtggtctaaacctattccaatgactttgataattttattggaggattctaagcatcttatatacatgttatattattattttgaagatatttgatgttagtttcaaagatatgaaattttatgcaaagagatattcagataagtcaaagtgtggatattcttggctaaatttatgttttggttaatttctaactatgtgatcttgaattagaagcttatatatgttttaggacatatttttaaaccatgtgatggtttggtttgaagatcatatatttataagtcatagatcaagagatttatcaaaactagttgaggaaaaagtttttgtttttggactaagtgtaaaaccaaaaactccaaatgttattttgtgattttggtgactttagtttgatgatttaaagcatagttgatgttaggatgatattatgaatatattagaagtaagatttgatttttgaaattcttggagatgttttgatttaaagtcaaaacttgtgattcaagtgcttggatctttttacaaaaaaagtttggtgttgattattagctttttctaaatggatgttttaagtatggttttgaacttaggattggaagatgtttgttgcaaaattttggtttaagtatgagttttgaagttgaaaggaattgcaacaaaaatcaagggaaatggcctatggatgtttcggtcatagtgtgctttccatagttgtgttttgttttaaatttttctgaattgatatttaagtttaggacaaaatttacatgagaaatgtaaattttgaaaacttttggagttagtatgcaaaatccttaagttatgggtaaaacggtcatttttccacatgtagagagtaaaatgaaaattttactctttaagttagtatttttcatatttcaaattattagtgatttagttctaacttttagaatcactaattacagttcctcatgatcgcacttgaagttttataagaaacgcggagatcgaggtaagttagcttttaacttactagcagtctactatgtatgtgtgctaagtaaaggaaaactacagtgtatgtatgtgtgttatcatatatgttatgctatgccaagttatcacgtaattgtctattatacagaatttattctgtcattaatttttatctgttacataatatattctgtcatgtattactgtaccttacaagtacgtcatgctaagtatgacatctattacatgtatgttaagtcatgtaatattcactgttgcaagtatgtcatgttaaatatgttgtctattatatgttatgccatgttacgaaatatttctatctcaagttggtcatgtatttcaagttatgtttaagtcacgt
Coding sequences within it:
- the LOC122317890 gene encoding putative ubiquitin-conjugating enzyme E2 38 gives rise to the protein MALSENGEIEVTGASFSRFDVVSDQSDHSYFLLNRPKKDSGDCFVNDNSKTHKKIMQEWRILEKNLPESIFVRVYEKRIDLLRAVIVGASGTPYHDGLFFFDLAFPPDYPARPPQVHYRSYGMRLNPNLYANGRVCLSLLNTWAGKKSEKWNPSESTVLQVLLSIQALVLNEKPYFNEPGNGMLGRSIWEKKSQAYNEDVFILSCKTMLFLLRRPPKNFEEFVARHFRELGDRIVRACNAYRTGTVRVGYYGDYGSSSSSSTSIDVSDRFKASVQKLYPELVTAFHRVGASVGNFVERLKVEIQTPPSSKARAVAKRQRGVGIAKKVLRGITKILGLKKSGKIKADATEKKFSRKGCSFAMHCERERGEVGDIIGI